The following proteins come from a genomic window of Amphiura filiformis chromosome 16, Afil_fr2py, whole genome shotgun sequence:
- the LOC140136566 gene encoding solute carrier family 23 member 1-like: MGDYYACARISSAPKPPNHAVNRGILIEGIACIFAGAWGTGLGVASYSECIGNIGLTKVGSRTVAQVAGVVMIILAFFSKIGALFATMPHTIIGGSLLIGASLAIGVGLSHLQFIDLNSTRNLLVVGFSLSGGFGIPLWLLMHPHAIQTGSSDLDSVLAIALTNDVFVGGMIGFFLDNTIPGTLEERGILQWLEAADENDPTLSSIKGYDLPFGMNYIRRSALWRYLPFSPTFQGFPWDKDSVILSKDDTKVQNADIQLDVNDECEDQSI; the protein is encoded by the exons ATGGGAGATTACTACGCATGTGCAAGGATATCATCAGCGCCAAAACCTCCTAATCATGCTGTAAACAGGGGTATATTGATAGAAGGTATTGCCTGTATATTTGCTGGTGCATGGGGCACAGGCTTGGGAGTGGCTTCTTACAGCGAATGTATTGGAAACATTGGACTTACCAAG GTTGGTAGCCGAACTGTTGCTCAGGTGGCCGGTGTGGTTATGATAATCTTGGCATTTTTCTCTAAGATTGGTGCTCTATTTGCTACTATGCCACACACAATCATTGGCGGCTCTCTTCTTATCGGCGCAT CCCTGGCAATTGGAGTAGGTTTATCCCATCTACAATTCATCGATCTAAATAGCACTCGTAATTTGCTGGTGGTTGGGTTTTCACTCAGTGGTGGTTTTGGGATTCCACTGTGGTTGTTAATGCATCCTCACGCGATTCAAACAG GTTCATCTGATTTAGACAGCGTCTTGGCAATTGCTTTAACAAATGATGTTTTCGTTGGAGGAATGATAGGTTTCTTCTTGGACAATACTATTCCTG GTACCTTAGAAGAGCGTGGTATCCTGCAATGGTTAGAAGCAGCGGATGAAAATGACCCGACTCTAAGCTCTATAAAAGGTTACGATCTTCCGTTTGGTATGAACTACATAAGACGATCAGCACTTTGGAGATATTTACCCTTTAGTCCAACATTCCAAGGTTTTCCATGGGATAAGGATTCAGTGATCCTATCCAAAG ATGATACTAAAGTTCAGAATGCTGATATCCAATTGGATGTGAACGACGAGTGTGAAGACCAATCAATCTAA